A part of Bartonella quintana genomic DNA contains:
- the rsmG gene encoding 16S rRNA (guanine(527)-N(7))-methyltransferase RsmG, with translation MNVSTEQKYQALLNIVPFVSHETMNDLIQFESLILQWNAHINLISAATIPVLWIRHILDSAQIYPLHSNFLHWCDLGSGGGFPAIVIAIFLKTKKAGHIDLVESNGKKIAFLRTVISQLNLPATVHHCRIEDVYQKIKKPDVITARGLACLDELLQLIFPLLTQKTIALLQKGRDYAIEIKNASANWQFDLLKHKSKIDKNSVILEISHVRSCRG, from the coding sequence ATGAATGTTTCTACAGAACAAAAATATCAAGCGCTCTTAAATATCGTTCCTTTTGTTTCACATGAAACAATGAACGATTTAATACAATTTGAATCTTTAATACTTCAATGGAATGCACATATTAATTTAATATCTGCTGCAACAATACCCGTTCTATGGATACGTCACATTTTGGATTCAGCGCAAATTTATCCTTTACATAGTAACTTTTTGCACTGGTGTGACCTTGGATCTGGAGGAGGATTTCCTGCAATTGTTATTGCTATTTTTCTAAAAACAAAAAAAGCAGGGCATATTGATCTCGTTGAAAGCAATGGAAAAAAAATAGCTTTTTTAAGAACAGTTATTTCTCAACTTAATCTTCCAGCGACAGTTCATCACTGTAGAATCGAGGATGTATATCAAAAAATAAAAAAACCAGACGTTATAACAGCACGAGGGTTAGCTTGCTTAGACGAGCTTTTACAGCTTATTTTTCCTTTGTTAACACAAAAAACAATAGCTCTTTTGCAAAAAGGTCGGGATTACGCTATAGAAATAAAGAATGCCTCTGCCAATTGGCAGTTTGATCTGTTAAAACATAAGAGTAAAATTGATAAAAATTCTGTCATTTTAGAAATTTCTCATGTTCGATCATGTAGAGGGTAA